CTCCTGCTAGGCACCGCTGCCGCTTGGCCGCTGTATAttaatgtttttgttattaaaatattataaTGTGAACCTTTTCGGCCATTCATCCCTTTAAATAGGCTGTCCAGTTAACTTCCTTGCGCGATGGACAATTGCTGTCTGCATCGCGAAAGGGGTGGCGAAGGTCGAAGGGGTGATGGTGCGATGGCACAGCGCCGTGCGGCGCAAACGGCTGTTTCGGTGGATCTTCGAGTCAAAATAGAAACCTGGACCCGAAGACTCTTTCGGATTtcgcgtttgtgtgtctttggTGGGTTTATGTGTGTGCTATTCGGCACTCGGAGCGATTACACAACTTCCTTTCCGGCACGGAAAGTACACCGGGACCCCAACCGTACCGAGAGGGTATGGTGGCAGCCGGACCGAGGATTGCAATATGGTCAAGCTGGCCGGCATGCCGGCAGGCAGCTGATGTACGATAGGGAATCCGTGatggcgaaaaaaaagtgaGGAAGCACCTATTTAAACCCCTCCGTTAAGCTATCTTCAGGGCGATTCACTATGGTCGGccccaccatccatccagagAGAAGGTTTCCGACGCTCATCACCTTTAACACCCGAAAGAGCACCCTGCAGCAATATCTACGGTTAACCATAAGGTTGCGTTTGTccaagagttttctttttttctagcaGAAGGCACACGGCACTCCGGTACACGCAGAGAATGTCGGAATCTAGGAACGGTaggaaaaaaatgagaaaagatTTCCTTTTCAAGCTGTCCCGTGTCCCACCACAAAGCAGTAGAGCAAAAACTAGCCGAGACAGGTCGCTGTACAGACACCTGCACAATAGGAAATGGAGGAAACGTCTGCCGAAATGAAGAAACGGTACACGATGGTTTaaaagaattaaaaataatggctttttatttcattaaaaccaCTCGTGGTTTACACGGTAATCGGGCTATTCGCTCGTTGAGATTGTACATTACTGAAGGCCACTTGTTTAAGATTTATACATTTCTGTAACGACCCTAATGGAAGATTGCTTATACATACATCATCTAGCAAATTATCAAATTGCAAAAGCAAATACTAGTTGTGCTTCGTGGACGGTTCAGCCGACATGCATGCATTAACGGCAGTCATCGGTTTGGACGGATTTGATTCCCTTAGCTACACTATAAGTGATTCTTAAAGTCTAGTGTTCGTAACGGTGGAATGCATCTACTGCATGGAGGGAATGTACCATGAGATTATGGAAATGTTTAGCTGCAGCTCGCGCACTCCTCAGAGATTCTCAATCTAAAAAGGCACAGCAAAGTCGCCGATCTTTCTTTGCGATCGCCGATCACACCATCGCTTAGCACTGATTTCGACGCAACAGTATCCACCCAAACAGAACGACGAAGGAGAGAATCGTTAGCTGAACCTGCAAGGCGGCAGCACCGGCCAGACGACACTTGAACGTATCGTAGCGCGATTCCTTATCAGCGACGATGTTCTCGAACTCGGCCTCAACCAGCTGCCCATCGTAGTAGGTGATCAGATCTTCGTACGGGTATTCGAAACCCTGCAGACATTCGCATTTGTAACCGCCCGTCTCGTAGCCACGGCCCAGTATAGGTACACACTGCAAtgaggaaacaaacaaacagggaAGACAAACACATCAGAACGGTTCACACATGAACAAATCGTGCCGTTAAGAGCGACACCGGGTCAATGTCCTCTAATGGTACGCGCGGGTCTATGTCTGGGGTCCCATGCCAAGCGCATTCGAGGTTGGCGCGCAATGCAGCTTCCACAGACGGCCTCTGTTCGCATCGCGTGTTCTATTCATGATTCAGGGGCACTCCAGCAATAACCACGGTTGCCCCGGGTAACGAACAAAAGGATCGAGACCCACGATGACCCAAGGTAAGGGCATCGGAACAAGGTGCAGGTAACAGAGGACACGAGAGTCGTGAAGCGTAATGCATGCGGCGCAAGCCAAACAAAAATGGCACCATACTCCGGCAGACCGGTGGCGAATGGCAAGGGACGCCAGAACCGCGGCCAGAGCGCATACAGACGCAAAAATGGTTCCTACTGCCAATGGTCGCAGCCAGCACAGCACCGCTAGCCGTCACCGGATTCGCGAATAAaggatgaaatcgaaaaccgaACACCCGGGAACTTGGCAGGcaggaggaaacggaaaagagagaataaaAGAGGGCACTTACGTATGAAGTCTTCACGTCGCATTTATGAGTGTTTTTGAATGCATTCGGCTCATAATAATTATCCGGACACTGGTTGATATCCAGCTGTAGCATGTTCATTGAAACTGCAACGACTCCCCTGTGGGCCGacggaagagaaaagaaaaaaaaacaggacggGAAGACGATTAGCAAAACCCATTTCGAAAACTGCATTTCCGGAGCCGTCGGGTCCATTCGTCGAGCGTTAACTTACTTAAACTCCAGCTTCGCCTTCAGACTGTCCCAGCCGAAGAATGGCACCGCGTACGTTATGAGCCATTTCTTCACCGGACCCTGGCAGTCGTACTGGGGCGTTGTCCAGTGGCCATGGTCCATGGTGGCGGCGTGGTAAAAGTTCGGGAAATGCTCATACCGCTGCGCGTACTCGCCCGTCTCATTATGCCGCAGCCGTATCTTGAGATAGTACTTCTCGAGCGAATCAAAATTAGAGGCCCAGCGCTGCTTTAGCAACCGGAAGAACGGTTTATCAATGTACTCCTCGCCCGTCTTATTGAACCGGGCCATATCCTGCAGGTTGAACTTGCGCGTGTTTAGCTCCTTCTTAAACGCGTACGGAGCGAACAGAGTGCGATTGGGGAACTTGCGGCGCTCCCAGTACGTTGCCGCTGACCAGATGCGCGTATTACCCAgtaccagcgccagcgttTCACCCATCATCTGATCCTCGGTCAACGGCTTATCGGCCACTCGTTTGCCCGAGTAAACCTCGTTCGGGTCCGAAATTTGCAGGAACGCGCTGATGAAATTCGCCAACCGGATTGCCATTTTGGCCTCGTTTTCAAACTGTTTGCGGGCTTCGTATGCAAAGTCTCCAGTCAGAACCAGATCCTGCGGGTGGTAGTTCTTGCAGGAACGTGCATTCACACCCAGGATGAACTTTAGCACCTCGTTGATGTTTAGCTTCTCCGAGTGCAAGGAGCTCGGTCCGGTAGTGAAGTTCTTGTACTCGTAATACTGATCGAGATAGTGTTCGCGAGTGTATTGTGGCAAGCGGAACCACTTGATCGGTACCTTTTGAATCCCTGTGGTTTTTGGAAGCAggcaaaaaagagaaaaatcatTAAACGAATCCATTCTCAACACAAGGCCCCCATTACTAACATCCAATCTTCATGCAATCGAATCCATTGTAGAACTGCTCATCGGAGGCACGCTCCAGTATCTCGCCTAGATACGGTCTCCGCACTACACCCGGTAAGCGAAAACCAGGCTTACAGCGACATTGATATCCGCCTCTTCTAAATCCCCAACCATCGATTGGTTCACACTCCGTGGTCTCCTTTTTGCAGCGCGCCGTATCGGCAAATACGTTCGGTCCTTTATTGCCCTCTCCCTTCGGACACTGGTTGATATCGATCCTCTCGAAGTCCATTTCCAGCACCGAAACGGCGGTATATCTGTGGAAAACATAAACGTACGATTATCGGAACCGCAACATGATCGAATGGCTGCGCGTCAAACTTACGTCGGATATTCGATGTGCCGGAACTGGGTGTGGCGCGGATAGATATCGGCAATGGGGGTAACGGCAGCCACAAGCCACTTATTCGAGCGCCGGCAATCAAAGTAGGGTTTAGTGAACTTGACCGGACCCGGATTTTCGTCCGCTCCCGGTGGCCCATGGAAGGTAAACGTttcgttggtgttgttggcgtAGCGGATTTCCACCTGATACGTGGTTTTGGTATCATGCCGGTTTTCCACGTTATCCGGCAACCACAGGTTGTACCACTCGTTAATGTGGTAGTTCTTGATGGTGTAATCATGCAGGACGGAGTTAGGCGGAAAAGCTCCCAGATCGCGCACGTAGAACGTGTTCAACGTTGAGATCTTCTGCAGATGGATCGGATCGTTGAAGTCATCCTCCCGGTAGGTGCGTGGCGCAAAGCGGGGAAACGTTTTGTTGAAGAACCCGCGATAGGACGAGGAAAAGGACGAGTTCGGAGCAAAGTAGATCGAAGAAGCGTTCACGTGCGGACTGGAGGAAACGTCGGCCACGGTCGAGAGGAAGTAGTACATCATGCCCGGATCGTACGTATCGTTAATAGCGGGCCGTATGAAGCGACTCTGCAGGATGTAGCTCCAGAAGAAGGCGCGGCTGAGGGCCATGTTGTGCAGGTGCAGTAGCGCCGTCCGATTCGGGAATATCGGATTGATGTTCACATCTTTGATGTCCGGCAGATGCGAAACGCTGTCCTCCGGAAGCGTGAGGTCCCGGGGCGGCAGAATCGGACAGTTGTCCGCGTTCACCTTATCAAATCGGATTTTGATTTCATCGAACGCGTCTTTCGGTTGCCACTCGTACTGCGCCAGCACACGCATGCAGCAAAGCACGGCAAATATGCCGTAGCTGCGCCACAATAGACTCATTTTACTGTAAAACTATCACActatttcattaaattaaaaactcCAAAAAACCTCATTAACTCAACCGACACTTGTCCGAActtttcctcctcttgctGCTTACCTGAGTCACCAACGCCCTAACTACAACCcttgcacgcacacagccgCAAACCCCCTTGCCATCTCGCTCTAGCGCctaagagcgagcgagaaagcacAACTGCACGAGTTTGGCCGACGTCGAGCAGTTTCAAACCGGTTCGAGCAGTGTCAACTGCCCACCCCCACATAGCACGCTGTAgcggaattttcaaaaaatcaacgTGCGCCGAACACCTTGCTCCTTGTTCTCCGAATTCTTCGTACCCCGGGACGACGCTCGGTTCATACAACGTTTGACTTGTTTATCTGTTTGTTTATCGATTCACGCTGACCTCACCAATCATGCCGCGACCGCGCCTAGGGTCTAATTAGTTAAGCAGGGGTCAATGGCCTGTTTGCACCAAAAATGAGCACATCCAATGCATACGGATGCAGCGGGGagagaaaagaataaaaaggcgttggaaagaaaagaataaaaaggCGTCCTAAAAACAAGCGCGGTTCAGTTTAATTTACTATTCACTTGCTTCGTTCCTTGATGCAAATTTCAAATTCCCTAATCAGGTTAAGGTTTACGAAAAAAGCAAATTATGGTCTCTACAGACTCAGGAAGATTAACCACGACCAGCTTGGCTTCAAAGTTTAGGAGCTGTAGGAAACTTGATATTTGTTAGAAAGAGCCCATCCACATGGCACTTGTCGCCCAAAAAGTAATATAATGATTTAATAACAGCATACGATCGACACACGGTGTTTGATTATCCCATTAAACTGAAACTCAACACCCCATACACGCTGGCGCAGAACGCAAGATTCACCCGCAAAAGAGTGCAATGCActttttatctttattttcggcaacagctgctgctgctgctgccgctgcttctgctgctggtgcggtcGATCTCGTTCGAAGATCgaaggaagcaacagcaaaagacAACCGCAAACAACACGATCGACGGGAGGTGCGTTTCCTCGGAATAGGGGGAAAGGGTAGGGGGTGCAATAAGCAACGACTGCTGCCGCCGTGCGAACGCATCCTGCCAGTTTCACCGCGACCATGCACTTGTGCTAGAATCATTACCGGCAAACTTGCGAACGATGCGACGTTagccaaaaacgaaaacaaagctGCGCTCTTCAATCTTTTACAACTGTTGCGCTGGTCCCGAAATAAGTTAacagcgcgcacacaacatggcaaacgaaaccccccaaaaaaacgaacgcacAATGTGCAACGCAGAGGGGAACATGAGAACACATCTTCCTAACTCGCGGTTCGCCgttcaaagcagcagcagcagcctccggGAGAAGTGATTGCACTCGGGACACGGTTTGCTGATCGTTCAACGTTGCGAGATCTTTTAGCGATTAAAGATGTTCCgatcctctctttcttctcttggTTCTCATCTAAcgccaataaataaatacttGACGAGTGTATGCGAAATGTGAGTTGAATGTTTCGAAGATGCGTCGAAGAGAAATCGATGTAAACCATGTTCTTTCCTTTGTCTGCTTGAAAAAGCGGGCATGTAACTGATCACGTCCGCTAAAGATGATGATACGGTGCAGTAAATGTACCATTTTGAAGATAATTCCGTACAATAAAAAATGGGAGATCGATTCGCAAGTAGGATCATGCGTACGTATCAGGCAAGGACAATCAGTCCCTCTAATTTGCTTTAATATTATGTACCATGATCCTAGATCTTCATCTTACAGCAATAAATCCGTTCTCACAATGACGTTGGCGTAAAAAGTAATATTAGCTAACACCCTCTGTCATCGATGTGGTTTTGCGGGGTGAAAGGCAAAGAATACAAAAAATGTTCCCCCATCATCGGGGCTGCGTTGCGTCCGGGGGCAACAAAGCGCGCGTGGCATAAATCACCTCATATCTACACGAACTTGAAATAGAACGCAGTTGCAAGCTTGTGCAGCCTACTACGCGCGCGACCTGCGCACCGTGCACCGCACGACATCGAAACGACGATTCTGATCTTCGAAATGTAAATTTAGCAAcaattcctcctccttcctacACACCTTCCCCCCGCCACCCAAAAGCCaccatttcccccccccccccccaccgtaAGCACACGTCAAACTCTTCTCTTCTATTCCTGCGTATGTGTCATCGAATACGCTCTAAAATGACGGTTCACGTTGGACAGACTAATTTGCAACATTTGCATTATTACTTTCGCTTGGCGGGCACCCTCACCACCAACTAGCCTCCCCGCTCCTGCTTCCTTTCCTGCGATCCCCAGGTAAAGGCCAACGCCATCTTGCGAGATCACACACAAGAGACACCGCAAGATGCGCTCGCTCGGGGTGTCGCATCGTTGGAACGAGAGATGCCGGTATAGTAGAGAATGTTATAAATATTCACCTCCATGGACAggcagcccccccccccccccaccaacccCTCCCTCCAATAAGGATGCATGGATGGTGCACGTGAAAGGTCTTTGGACTCCGTTTCGGTGGCCATtaagtatgtgtgtgagtgtgtattcgcgtttttttctttttctcctttcgcgAGATGCGTTCCCTGGCTAATGCACTCTGGCTTGGTCAAACCTCCGCACGGACACACCCGTTGCTGCAACTCCTACCTTCCCATCCTACCCCTTCAGTGCCCAGAAAAGgttggtttccgttttcaaATGTGCAATTTTGATGCGACATTATCGTGTGTCCAATGCTACACACACCCCGCGTCGTCTCCGCGGTCGCTGGTGTTGTGCTGGCGAACGGAGCGAGTCAGTCCTAATCATCAGTCACCCTTTCATCCTTCCACTCCCTCCATCGCGAAAACAACGCACCTTAATGTGTGTAAGCACCGCCACCTCACTCGcccctctgctgctctgcttatGTGTGGTTTAGGTTTGGCTTGGTTGGACTTGAAAACCCCTCCCGGCGATCGACTCCCGCGATCGGCACTTCCCGTCCCCAAataaacgcacgcacgcatcccagaaccaacaccaccaaaggCACACCCAGGGAGGGGCCGGTGTGTGTTAAAACCGACTTGCGAAATGACTTGCACGATGTAGGGACCGATTCGCGCTTTTCGACCGCGACCGTGCAACGGTGCAGCATATGCACCGGGCtcgaaccccccccccaccccttccgcCCTGTtgcagatcgtcgtcgtcgccgtcgtcgttgtcgtcgtcagtgctatctctctttctctgcagCGGTTGATGTGCAGTTTTGGGTTTGGTGAAGCTACCATCCCGGCCTGCACACCCGGCCAGCCTGTTACGCGGGCATCGAGGTAAGGAGCATGGTGGTTAGGCGGAAGGGGGGCTATGCCAATGACCGGCAATCGGGTTTTTAGGCAGTTCGGCATTCGCGGTTTCTTCGCTTGTTCTTGCTTATCGCGTCttgtcgttgtggttgttgttgtttgtttattgaagCTCGCCCGTTGCTAAGAACACCTCGAAGGATCAAAACTGCCTGGCATTCATTAATCAGCGCCGGTTGCTGCGTTTATTTGATGGTTGCTGTGTACCGCATCATTAGTGAAAGTACACCTTCGCTGCCATAATTCGCTGCCGTTTAGAACACGCTTCACCAATCGCTCCCTAAATCGcatttttcacacacacgaaaacacacatacagcacagcacagatgTAAAAAGTAGCGTGCAAGTAGAGGGAAAAGACGGAAAGAAGATTTTCGCGATGCATCTTCGTCACTCGCTATCGCGCACACGGCCCTGGCGGTATCCGTGGCGTTGTCCGTGGTGCGCACCATGCGCGATGCCCTCCCAGAATCGCTAGTCGCTTggggatggtgctgctgctgttgctgttgttgttgccgctgttgctgcatttgcAATCTTTGTACGCCTGTTTTGGCCTCGGCCGGGTTTGCTTGGTGGAGACCGAGgcgtttgaaatattttgccCGTTTACACCGCCAATTGGCGGACGATGTTACGGTGTGGCGCATCAGCGAATGGTGGAGAcgcttcaccatcaccaccaataccactgttgctgctacggGGAATGCTGCACGAGAGAAGAGATTCGCAGTTGCAGTCGCAGGCCACAGTTGGCCCTCATCGTCCTCCGATGCTTTCCTTTGCTCCCCGTTTAGCTCCACAACCacgaggctggctggcaaacggtcgctttttccttcttttctttgattcctttttgtgctttttttagTCCCCTAGCcgtaagtgtgtgtgagtggtgcATTAGGCGTTTGAGAAATTTGGCAATAAAGAAGTCAATAAACTTTGCAAACTCCCGGCCGGTTTTGCCGCCGCTGTTTCTCGTACCGCGAGTGGGCGAACGCAACGGGCAGAGAACGACAACCACCGAAATCGTTCCGTGGGCTCCGTGGGCCGCCATTCGTCTGAATTAGATTTGATTGTATAATCTTCGAGAATGCAATAAATATAACCTTTTCCGTCCATTTCATTCACCAGTGGTAGCGGAGTGGCTTTGTATGCTGGTCGTGTTCAATTATTGCAACGATTTGTGTTAAGTAAATTCGTATTCTATAATAAGTATTCTTAAATAAACCATAGACActttaaaaaaatctcaagTTGTAGGCTTGGTTAGCAACCACGAAAGGCGACCAATATTCTCTGTTTTGCGAGCACTTGGTTTCTACAGCATCAGCTTTATGAGAAGTAAATGCAGCGTGCATGTAGTGTAAGTGACAACGCACCATAAATTTGGCGCGCATTTTCATCCAACCCGCGGACGAAAACAACGACGAGGCTGCCCTTCTCTGACGAACCGTTTATCTTCTTTTCTCCACTTTTTACGCGGTCACCGCCGCCGTGTCCGACCAGATGCCGCAAGGCTACCATCGATTGATGAGAGtgcatcgatggtggtggtgttgtcgtATAGGACAAACTTTCTCGAAGAAACAActgcatcggcatcgggaaGTGCACCTGATTCCCTGCAGCCCCGGAGGCCTTAAATTGTATTACTCCGGCCCACTTCTCCGGACGATGCCCTCGTCCGATGCACTTCACTCACACAGTACACAGTACCTTCCAAGGGGTTGCACTTTTATTGCATCCCAGCGTATCCTCTGGGATATGGATGGCAGACGGTAACCGCCAGGATGCATATATacacgtgtgtgcgcgtgtgtgtgtggttggaaaatgttaaTTAACTTCCTATTCCCGACACGGTACTAGGTACGCCTTGCCCTGGCCGGTCCAGGGCTGATGGGAGAGTGTTTTCGATGATTCTCCGTTCGTTGATTCTTCGCCGTCGATTACAGCGCAGGATAAAGGCAGAAGCTGAAGCACCAAATGCGACGAAGATCGACGCACAAGCGAAGGATAACGATGGGGTTCGAAGTGTGTTCGAAAACAAAGCATGAAAATCAATCCCCAGCTCCTGCTACTCGCCTTCACCCTCacccccaaacccaaacccagGGCCCAACCACAATTTCACCGGGCTCGAAACAGTTCGTTGAACTTTGAAATCAATCCTTCTGCAAGCTGACGGCAAacgactccagcagcagcagtagcaacagcagcaggatgcagCAGTGCAGCGCCTTGCAAGCGCATTTCCGCATCCCGCGAATCGCTGCAATGTGCGTAGCGTTCGCTCCCCTCGCGTTTTTTGACTGCAATTTCCATTGCGATGCACCCGGGAGGGTGACGCCAACGTTTCCGCGAGcgctctcacacacatgctgTACGCATATGGCCGCTTGTTGAATGGCTTTACTGGACCGAAGCATGCCCACCCGGAGTGCATATCTACAGCAGTacttatacacacacacaccaggaccAGGGAGCAGCATGCATTATACGATTTATGTTGCACTTCCTGGAGCCGTTGTTTAAACAAAAATCTGCCGCGTACGTACGCACTTGGCTTGACCGGCTGCTGCCAGATGCCTTAAAAGTGCATAGCGATCCATTGCGGGCAACGGCTATCTTCTGGTCGCCTGGTCAACGTACCCCGGATGCATCCCGGATGCTGTAACGGCTAACCAGCGCCGGGAGTGAAGGAGAATCTATTGAAGCTTggaatttgttaaaaaaaaacctacaaagaagcaacaacagcttccATCCATTCACGAGACCAGCATTTGGCGCGCGAAGACGGTAACCGCGGTAACCGAGGTGCgtaaatttgcataaatgtGCATCTGCTCGTCAAGCAAGCCGGGCCGAGGTGTTGAAAACCCCCGGTGCAACCTGGgacgcagcaacaccaccagggCGTAGCGTCCCGTTAACAGAGACGGTCTGGTAGCGACCCCACCTCCCCTCAGGTTGTCAGTCTTATGTGTGAAACTAGAAAACTATACTGTCCACCGTATAACGGGTGCACATTCGGTGCTGTTGTTTGCCTGTCTGCCATACATTCCCATTATTCCACTACTCCCCATTTCTTTGGTTTCGCAGGATTAATGCATTCGCGCGCATCCGTGCCTGCACCGGAAGTTGGCCTTTGTTTGAAATCGTAGCAtgttctctccttccttctaaCTGCTGCGTCCTCCGTGCGACTTCTCCGTGAAGCTGTGCCGTGCGCGAGAAGCAcagcacacggcacggcacgaaaGACATCCTGGTGTAATAAACAACTGGCCGGGATAGATTTTTATCATTCAAATGCATTTGCAACTGCAACTACCCGCGAGAGGAGGACCAGTCGCCGCCTCGTACCGGACATCCTttcgccaacgacgacgacgaggacgacgatgaatcCATTGCCACGGCGAAACATCTCATTTCGCAACGAAAATATTGTGCATCGGATCGCTTCTTTCACTGCGTCTCGTCCGGGGTCCGCGTCCAGCGGATCGGATGCATCGTCTGCGGATTTTTGtggattccattttcattctcaccccttttttatgcttcctgTTTCGAACTGAACGCACTCACTCGGTTGTGGGTCTGTTTGCCCCCcaacttttcttccttcgccctgtttttctgt
The sequence above is a segment of the Anopheles darlingi chromosome 2, idAnoDarlMG_H_01, whole genome shotgun sequence genome. Coding sequences within it:
- the LOC125949273 gene encoding uncharacterized protein LOC125949273, giving the protein MSLLWRSYGIFAVLCCMRVLAQYEWQPKDAFDEIKIRFDKVNADNCPILPPRDLTLPEDSVSHLPDIKDVNINPIFPNRTALLHLHNMALSRAFFWSYILQSRFIRPAINDTYDPGMMYYFLSTVADVSSSPHVNASSIYFAPNSSFSSSYRGFFNKTFPRFAPRTYREDDFNDPIHLQKISTLNTFYVRDLGAFPPNSVLHDYTIKNYHINEWYNLWLPDNVENRHDTKTTYQVEIRYANNTNETFTFHGPPGADENPGPVKFTKPYFDCRRSNKWLVAAVTPIADIYPRHTQFRHIEYPTYTAVSVLEMDFERIDINQCPKGEGNKGPNVFADTARCKKETTECEPIDGWGFRRGGYQCRCKPGFRLPGVVRRPYLGEILERASDEQFYNGFDCMKIGWIQKVPIKWFRLPQYTREHYLDQYYEYKNFTTGPSSLHSEKLNINEVLKFILGVNARSCKNYHPQDLVLTGDFAYEARKQFENEAKMAIRLANFISAFLQISDPNEVYSGKRVADKPLTEDQMMGETLALVLGNTRIWSAATYWERRKFPNRTLFAPYAFKKELNTRKFNLQDMARFNKTGEEYIDKPFFRLLKQRWASNFDSLEKYYLKIRLRHNETGEYAQRYEHFPNFYHAATMDHGHWTTPQYDCQGPVKKWLITYAVPFFGWDSLKAKLEFKGVVAVSMNMLQLDINQCPDNYYEPNAFKNTHKCDVKTSYCVPILGRGYETGGYKCECLQGFEYPYEDLITYYDGQLVEAEFENIVADKESRYDTFKCRLAGAAALQVQLTILSFVVLFGWILLRRNQC